The Henningerozyma blattae CBS 6284 chromosome 6, complete genome genomic interval TTTGTAAACGAGCGTGATTGGTGTTGTTGTTTCTACAATATTATAGTTGGATGATAGTTGTAAAATTTTGGATTCTTTGGTGTATGTTTCTTGAAGATTTAACCATAATGCTTGCATTGAATCAGTAGGCCATAATGTGGTGGTAGTAGTGGTGAGGGAGGAAAGTGGTTGAGCATTACCAAACCAGAACATTTCATCCTTGGATAAAATAACTTGATTGAATTGGAAATTGAAATGGGTTGAGATCGTCGGTGGATAGATTGTGGTTAATAAGTTGTGTAAATGAGATAACGATTCATTTATTTGGGAGTTGTTGGTTGTTGtcattttgaaaaattgatcAAGAGTAGCCAAGGATGAAATAGTTTGTTCATTTttgtttgaaatttgatTCTGCAAATCGAATATAACccatttaaataatttttgttttaaatatttatttaaaaaattcaatggACCCGGTGTATGATTCACAAGAATAGATTGAATAACGGAGCTTGATGAGTTTGTTTCAATGAGGTAATTCCAAAAATctttataaaatttcatgGATAGAGATGATGTTGAAGTTGAAATCAAATCTTTATGATATTGATTGAGATATGTTATAAATTGTGAGTATAAAGGATCTTGGGAATGATTGTTGAAATTGGTTAGTTGAGAAATGAAAGGGGAGAAAGACGATGGCGAATATGGCTTGATTAGTGTGGGTACGATATTTTCTATGAAAAGCTGTATTGTAGTAGGAGATAATTGATAGAAGAATGAAAGTAGATTTGTCATATCATTTGGAGTAAGATTATACTGATGCAGGGATACAATGATAAGTGGCAAATTATGGAGCAGCAAAGCTGAATCAATTTCATATTCTAATGAccataatttgaaaatatttttcaatttcttccaaTTAACTAATACACTGGCAAACGATTTCGAATTTCCATTATCAAACCAATTTTGTAAGGAAGTCTCgatacaattttttatattgaaaaagacATGCGGAGGCTCAGACgagttgaaaaattcttgtAAATAGTGTGTGATTTTCCCTATGGTATTCCAATATCTGATGTTTTCTGCCGGCTCTTGTAATGTGTAATAATGATGACAAATTTGCAAATACTCAtcaaataaagaagatTTGTTGTCTTTGATGATAGATTGAAGTGGTAAATACTTCAATTGCTCGAAACTTTGTTCAGTAGAAAATCTCCCACGGGAAATATTGCAAACGAGatcataattatttaaatgataatcTACTAAAGAAATAAACGAACAAGAATGAGGATACTTGTCATATTGTGCCTGATATTTGTCGCAGAGCAGATCTGTTAAAAACTGTTTTACCGAGCTAAGACTTGTGTGTTGAGATATGGCatgtatttgaatt includes:
- the TBLA0F03440 gene encoding uncharacterized protein (similar to Saccharomyces cerevisiae YBR259W; ancestral locus Anc_1.344), producing MNNPHSEILQVLIQKVFEDPLNRQQRLIQIHAISQHTSLSSVKQFLTDLLCDKYQAQYDKYPHSCSFISLVDYHLNNYDLVCNISRGRFSTEQSFEQLKYLPLQSIIKDNKSSLFDEYLQICHHYYTLQEPAENIRYWNTIGKITHYLQEFFNSSEPPHVFFNIKNCIETSLQNWFDNGNSKSFASVLVNWKKLKNIFKLWSLEYEIDSALLLHNLPLIIVSLHQYNLTPNDMTNLLSFFYQLSPTTIQLFIENIVPTLIKPYSPSSFSPFISQLTNFNNHSQDPLYSQFITYLNQYHKDLISTSTSSLSMKFYKDFWNYLIETNSSSSVIQSILVNHTPGPLNFLNKYLKQKLFKWVIFDLQNQISNKNEQTISSLATLDQFFKMTTTNNSQINESLSHLHNLLTTIYPPTISTHFNFQFNQVILSKDEMFWFGNAQPLSSLTTTTTTLWPTDSMQALWLNLQETYTKESKILQLSSNYNIVETTTPITLVYKDLQGQLHKTENIVIISNLSIASILLLFNTTDSISLSQLKLKLQIDSKEKFDCLKNGLITLQRSKLLKFDTNGLYSIQLLLYTKKFPTKKYVIA